A genomic region of Oscillatoria sp. FACHB-1406 contains the following coding sequences:
- a CDS encoding type IV pilus twitching motility protein PilT codes for MAVELMIEDVLEQLVEAGGSDVHIQAGAPIYFRISGKLQPIDDEALTAQECQRLIFSMLNNKQRKDLEQNWELDSSYGVKGLARFRLNVYKERGCWAACMRALSSKIPNFDQLQLPNIVREMAERPRGMVLVTGQTGSGKTTTLAAMIDLINRTRAEHILTVEDPIEYVFPNIKSLIHQRQKNEDTKSFSNALKGALRQDPDIILVGEMRDLETIALATSAAETGHLVFGTLHTNSAAGTIDRILDVFPAEQQGQIRAQLSQSLLAVFSQSLVKKANPKPGEFGRAMSQEIMIVTPAIANLIREGKTSQIYSAIQTGAKLGMQTMEQSLARLVQSGTISYEEGISKSSKPEELQRLVGAAGAGAAKR; via the coding sequence ATGGCAGTGGAATTAATGATCGAAGATGTTTTGGAGCAACTGGTTGAAGCTGGAGGCTCGGACGTTCACATTCAAGCTGGCGCTCCTATTTATTTCCGCATTAGCGGCAAACTTCAACCGATTGACGATGAAGCGCTGACGGCTCAAGAGTGCCAAAGGTTGATCTTCAGTATGCTCAATAACAAACAACGGAAGGACTTAGAGCAAAACTGGGAACTCGATTCTTCCTATGGCGTAAAAGGACTGGCACGTTTCCGCCTTAATGTTTATAAAGAGCGCGGCTGCTGGGCGGCTTGTATGCGGGCGCTTTCCTCGAAAATCCCCAATTTCGACCAACTGCAACTGCCGAATATCGTGCGCGAAATGGCAGAACGACCTCGAGGGATGGTGTTAGTGACCGGGCAAACGGGTTCGGGTAAAACGACCACTTTGGCTGCGATGATCGACTTAATCAATCGTACCCGCGCCGAGCATATTCTCACGGTTGAAGACCCGATCGAGTATGTTTTTCCTAACATTAAAAGCTTAATCCACCAGCGTCAAAAAAATGAAGATACAAAGAGTTTCTCGAATGCCTTAAAAGGCGCGCTGCGGCAAGACCCGGATATTATTCTGGTGGGGGAAATGCGGGATTTAGAAACGATCGCGCTAGCGACTTCCGCCGCAGAAACCGGTCACTTAGTCTTCGGAACGCTACACACGAACTCGGCGGCTGGAACAATCGACCGTATCCTCGACGTATTTCCTGCCGAGCAACAAGGTCAAATTCGGGCGCAATTGTCTCAATCTTTACTCGCAGTCTTTAGTCAAAGTTTGGTCAAAAAAGCCAATCCTAAACCGGGTGAATTCGGACGGGCAATGTCCCAAGAAATCATGATCGTTACTCCCGCTATCGCGAACTTAATTCGGGAAGGTAAAACCAGTCAAATTTACTCTGCGATTCAAACTGGAGCTAAGTTAGGAATGCAGACGATGGAACAATCGTTAGCGCGCCTCGTACAAAGCGGTACGATTTCTTATGAAGAAGGAATATCGAAGAGCAGTAAACCCGAAGAACTCCAGCGCCTCGTCGGGGCAGCGGGAGCGGGAGCCGCAAAACGATAA
- a CDS encoding type II secretion system F family protein yields the protein MPTFIVQAKDAAGKTFKERIKANDAASARSKLFNKYPTVGDAKKDPFSLDLDELNAKIATVKVKDKAIFSRQFAVMVSAGVAIVRCLGILTDQCPNPKLKKALVAISKDVEEGTSLSESMRKHPDSFDQLYVSMVEAGETGGVLDQVLDRLAILLENIQRLANQVKSAMAYPVAVGSLAVIVFFAMTIFLIPIFAGIFKDLGTTLPPLTQFMLFLSSTFRSWQFWVLSVPTIVGIVTAYKLYYKTPMGRLQIDGFFLKAPLFGDLNQKTVVARFCRIFGTLTRSGVPILNCMDIVRDTAGNQVVANAIDAAKSDIQQGGMLSLALDKSGVFPQLALQMISVGEETGEMDAMMLKVADFYEDEVEQAVKALTSLIEPIMMVGVAGIVGTILLSMYLPMFAIFDQLG from the coding sequence ATGCCTACCTTTATTGTTCAAGCTAAAGACGCGGCAGGAAAAACGTTCAAAGAAAGAATTAAAGCCAATGATGCGGCATCCGCTCGCAGCAAACTCTTTAATAAATATCCAACCGTTGGCGATGCAAAAAAAGATCCGTTCAGCCTCGATCTTGACGAACTCAACGCTAAAATAGCAACGGTTAAGGTTAAAGATAAGGCTATTTTTTCGCGTCAGTTTGCGGTTATGGTGAGCGCTGGAGTCGCGATCGTCCGCTGTCTCGGTATTTTAACAGATCAGTGTCCCAATCCAAAGCTGAAAAAAGCATTGGTGGCTATTTCTAAAGATGTGGAAGAGGGGACGAGTCTTTCCGAGTCGATGCGCAAGCACCCCGATTCTTTCGATCAGTTGTATGTAAGTATGGTGGAAGCGGGAGAAACGGGGGGGGTTCTCGACCAAGTTCTCGATCGCCTTGCTATCTTGTTAGAAAATATTCAACGCTTAGCCAACCAAGTTAAATCGGCGATGGCGTATCCGGTAGCAGTCGGTTCGCTGGCAGTGATCGTATTTTTCGCGATGACGATCTTTTTGATTCCGATCTTTGCCGGAATTTTTAAGGATTTAGGAACGACACTTCCCCCCTTAACGCAGTTCATGCTGTTTTTAAGTTCTACGTTCCGCTCTTGGCAGTTTTGGGTACTATCAGTCCCGACAATCGTGGGAATTGTGACGGCATACAAACTTTACTATAAAACCCCGATGGGAAGACTGCAAATTGATGGCTTTTTCCTGAAAGCGCCGTTGTTTGGAGATTTGAACCAGAAGACGGTAGTTGCTCGTTTCTGTCGCATTTTTGGTACTTTAACCCGTTCGGGTGTTCCCATTCTGAATTGTATGGATATCGTGCGGGATACGGCAGGAAATCAAGTGGTTGCTAACGCGATCGACGCTGCAAAATCGGATATTCAACAAGGGGGAATGCTCAGTCTTGCTTTGGATAAAAGCGGCGTTTTCCCGCAGCTTGCTTTGCAGATGATTAGCGTTGGCGAAGAAACCGGGGAAATGGATGCCATGATGTTGAAAGTGGCAGACTTTTATGAAGATGAAGTCGAACAAGCGGTTAAAGCTTTAACGAGTTTAATCGAACCGATTATGATGGTGGGCGTAGCCGGAATTGTTGGGACAATTTTGCTCTCAATGTATCTGCCGATGTTTGCAATCTTTGACCAATTGGGTTAA
- a CDS encoding RAMP superfamily CRISPR-associated protein — protein MTWKAYRVVFKLCSPMHIGCGKIGNVQRTRPYVTGRVFWGALTMRLTRDETKSSATDSKQYEEFGKKVHQQLAYTYFYPAIKSENPDYEIAFSWQDENLFRRRFLSSYTSTALVYPQQAADEGLLHEVEFISPRTLDEGKQVDLIGYVFEKEGCNLKWKDACKRLQMGGERGYGWGDVQLKCIDKKDSKDKQLFNASYHWEEQGDRIMIKVLESANILAHTIAENVAAKGEIEPLVGREWRSHNSTNNHAGQHVEYFGLCWTPGSIVERSLDFAIGNFGIWHLPE, from the coding sequence GTGACGTGGAAAGCCTATCGAGTAGTATTTAAATTATGCTCCCCGATGCACATCGGCTGCGGCAAAATCGGCAATGTGCAGCGCACCCGCCCCTATGTGACTGGACGAGTATTCTGGGGTGCACTAACGATGCGATTAACCCGCGATGAAACTAAGAGTTCTGCGACTGATTCTAAGCAGTATGAAGAGTTTGGAAAAAAAGTTCACCAGCAATTAGCTTATACTTACTTTTATCCGGCAATAAAATCAGAAAATCCAGACTATGAAATTGCCTTTTCTTGGCAAGACGAGAACCTGTTTCGCCGCCGTTTTCTAAGCAGCTATACCAGCACTGCCTTAGTATATCCCCAACAAGCGGCTGATGAGGGATTACTGCACGAAGTTGAGTTTATTTCACCTCGCACTCTAGATGAAGGGAAACAGGTTGACCTGATTGGGTATGTGTTTGAAAAAGAGGGCTGTAATCTAAAGTGGAAAGATGCCTGTAAACGGCTACAAATGGGCGGCGAGCGTGGCTATGGTTGGGGTGATGTGCAATTAAAATGTATTGATAAGAAAGATAGTAAAGACAAGCAATTGTTTAATGCAAGCTATCACTGGGAAGAGCAGGGCGATCGCATTATGATTAAAGTGCTAGAATCGGCAAATATTTTAGCCCATACGATTGCTGAGAATGTGGCTGCTAAGGGTGAAATCGAGCCATTAGTGGGGCGGGAATGGCGATCGCACAATTCAACCAACAATCATGCAGGTCAGCACGTCGAATATTTCGGACTCTGTTGGACTCCAGGAAGTATAGTAGAGCGATCGCTGGATTTTGCGATCGGAAATTTTGGGATTTGGCATTTACCAGAGTGA
- the cmr4 gene encoding type III-B CRISPR module RAMP protein Cmr4, producing the protein MATYQRQRYLFMTLDPVHIGTGGYRLGRVDNSIVREPGTKIPKIPGTSLHGAARSYAAQLYETPEAAGQNHDNIENPDENPVCYTFGYIKKSKNGNSDEGKIYSGVVNIFDAHVLLFPVHSMVGAVWVSTKERLEDAGFTVENLPNDWNNINTAVLNWQRSDALNLGWLMLQVFGQQAKITAPTKWKDEKRYQAINKIVLVKDALFSQIVNSNLEVRTSVAINPETGAAEEGALFTYEAIPRATFLTADVVLDDYRQAFPQVTKELHTGDIWNDSLDVVKAGFKLIEWLGVGGMGTRGFGRMAPIGEPIIESSGKEQDNE; encoded by the coding sequence ATGGCAACCTATCAACGACAACGCTACCTATTTATGACCCTCGACCCCGTGCATATCGGTACGGGAGGCTATCGTCTCGGACGAGTTGACAACAGCATCGTGCGAGAACCGGGAACTAAAATTCCCAAAATTCCTGGTACGAGTTTGCATGGGGCGGCGCGATCCTATGCAGCCCAGTTGTATGAAACACCCGAAGCCGCCGGACAAAACCACGACAACATTGAAAATCCCGATGAAAATCCCGTTTGCTATACGTTTGGCTATATCAAGAAGTCCAAGAATGGTAACAGCGATGAGGGTAAAATTTATTCTGGTGTGGTAAATATTTTTGATGCCCATGTCTTGCTGTTTCCCGTCCATTCGATGGTCGGAGCAGTTTGGGTTAGCACAAAAGAGCGTTTGGAAGACGCAGGCTTTACAGTAGAGAACCTACCAAATGACTGGAATAATATCAATACTGCGGTATTAAATTGGCAGCGATCGGATGCTCTAAATTTGGGATGGTTAATGCTTCAAGTTTTCGGACAACAAGCAAAGATAACAGCACCTACTAAATGGAAAGATGAAAAACGCTATCAAGCAATTAATAAGATTGTTTTAGTCAAAGACGCGCTCTTTAGTCAAATCGTAAATAGTAACCTGGAAGTGCGAACATCAGTAGCCATTAACCCTGAGACTGGTGCAGCCGAAGAAGGTGCATTGTTTACTTACGAAGCGATTCCCCGTGCTACATTTTTAACCGCAGATGTCGTTTTAGATGATTATCGTCAGGCATTCCCTCAAGTTACGAAAGAACTGCATACAGGAGATATTTGGAATGATTCTCTAGATGTAGTGAAAGCAGGATTTAAGCTAATTGAATGGCTCGGCGTTGGTGGCATGGGGACGCGCGGTTTTGGGCGCATGGCACCGATTGGTGAGCCGATAATAGAGTCATCCGGCAAGGAGCAAGATAATGAGTAA